The bacterium genomic sequence CAGAGCGCGGCGGCGGCCAGAAGGACGACGGTGCTGTGTCTCATGGTCTTGTCCTCCCTTCGCCGCGCTCAGCGCAAGAGCCGGTTGCCGGACGGGTGGTTGGAACCGTGGATCGCCTGATGGCAGTTGAGGCAGCCGTGGTTGAAGGCGAACCGCTCCGCCGGCATGTGGGTCTGGCTGGGATGCCGGCTCGAAACGTGGCAGTTCTGGCAGAGGACCGGGACCTTCACCTTGAGCAGCGACGTGGTCGTCGAGCCGTGCGGGTCGTGGCAGGTCGTGCAGTTCTCGCGGACCGGAGGGTGCTCCCAGAGCATCGGGCCGCGCTTCTCGGCGTGGCAGGTGTAGCAGTTCTCGTTGACCGAGCGCTGGCGCAGCGACTTCTCGTCGAGCGTTCCGTGCGGGTTGTGGCACGACGTGCAGGTCATCGCGCCCTCGCGCACCGGCATGTGCGCCGAGCGGTACATCTTCGCCGCCTGCGCCGCGTGGCAGCCGCCGCAGGCCTGCTGCTCGCCCGCCTTGAGCAGGTGCGGCCGCGCGGCGCCCTTCGGGTGCGGGTCGTGGCACGTGCCGCAGTCGAGGTTGCGCGCGTCGTGCGTCGAGCCGACCCAGTGCGCGACCTCGCCCTTCTGGTGGCAGGAGAGGCAGACCTCCGCGCGATCCCGCCCCTTCAGCGTCGAGAGCCGCCGGATCTTGCTCGGATCGCCGCCGCCCGCGACGTGCTCGTCGGCGGGGCCGTGGCAGCCCTCGCATCCTGCGGGACTCGCGGCGTGCGGCGTCTTCGCGAACGCCGCGGCCAAGTCGGTGTGGCACTGCCCGCACCGTTCCCACGCCGGAGGCGCGTCCTGCCCCGCGTAGGTGGACGGTGCGAGCGCCAGAGCCGCGGCCATGGCCAGTCCCGCGGTCGTCGCCCATCCGATCCTCATCGTCCACTCTCCTTTCGGGGCGCGGCGTCGAGCCGGGCCCCAGCCCTCGAGCCGCGGCGCCGCGTCGAATCGCTCCGTCCTCGGATCGGCGCGGCGCGGCTGCCGTAGCCTAGTAAGTGAGTCACCCTCGATGTTAATACAGCGGACTGCGAACTCGCGGCGCGGACGATCGATTAAGGCCGCAACTGCGCGAAATTCGAACTGCGACGAGGATGCCGCAGAATGGCCGCCGCGCGCCGATGGCGCTTTGAAACGTTCGACTTAGTTCGAGCGCGACGAGGCCGGCGCGGAGCGCTTGACGGGGGCCGCGGAGGTGGTCGCCCCCTCCGCCTTACCGGAAACCATTTTCATCTTTTCGGCCGCGGCCTCGGCCTTTTGCCGCGCCCGTTCCGCGTCGGCCTGCGCCTTCGCGCGCGCCGCGGTGCGGCGGCTGATGCGGTCCACGATCTCCTTCGGGAGCGGCGGCGCCACGACGCGCGAGATCTTCGGACGCGGCGTCGAGCGGAGCGGATCGTCGCCCTCGACCATCAACACGACCTCGCCGGGACGCTGATAGTCGAGTTCCGCGCGGACCGCCTGCTCGATGGCGAGGTCGTCGCCGCGCAGCCCCTCGACGACGCCGCGCAGCTTCTCGTTCTGCGCCGCCTCGTCGGCGACCTGCGCGCGGAGCGCGTCCCGCTGGCGTTGGAGGTCGCGCAGGTCCCGCACGCCCCCCTTCGCCGAGAAGGCGAAGACCCACAGTGCGGCGGAGAAGCAGAAAAGGAACCCGCGGGCGAACCAAACCCCCGCCCGCCGTCCCTTCCCCTGATGCGCCGCGCCCGCCGTCATCGTTCCTTCCGCCTATGCGGCGAGGGGCGGCCGCTCCGGCCGCCCCTCCGTCGCGCGATCAGCCGCCGTACGGCCGCAGCCCGGCGAAGCGGGCGGCGTCGGCCAGCTCTTCTTCGATGCGCATGAGTTGGTTGTACTTCGCCACCCGCTCGCCGCGCGCCGGCGCGCCGGTCTTGATCTGCCCGGCGCCCGAGCCGACGGCGAGGTCCGCGATGAACGTGTCCTCGGTCTCGCCGGAACGGTGGCTGATGACGGTGTTGTAGCCGCTGCCCTGCGCCAGCTGGATCGCGTCGAGCGTCTCGCTGACGGTGCCGATCTGGTTGAGCTTGATCAGCACGGCGTTGGCGACCCCCTTGTCGATCCCCTCCTGGATGATCTCGGGGTTCGTGACGAAGAGGTCGTCGCCGACGAGCTGCACGCGGGCGCCGAGCCGGTCGGTGAGCAGCTTCCAGCCTTCCCAGTCACCTTCGGCCAGACCGTCCTCGATCGAGACGATCATCGGGTAGGCCGTCAGCAGCTCGTCGTAGAACGCGACCATCTGCTCCGAGGAGAGGACCTTCCCCTCGCCGCGCAGGTGATAGCCGTCGTCTTCCTTGAGCTCGCTGGCCGCGACGTCGATCGCGAGCGAGACGTCCTCGCCCGCCCGGTAGCCGGCCTTCTCGATCGCCTCGAGGATGAGGTCCAGCGCCTCGCGGTTCGAGCGGAGGTTCGGGGCGAAGCCGCCCTCGTCGCCGACGCCCGTGGCGAGGCCCTTGGCCTTCATGACCTTCTTCAGCGCGTGGTAGACCTCGGCCGAGGCCCGGACCGCTTCGGCGACCGAGGCCAGGCCGGCCGGCACGACCATGAACTCCTGGATGTCGATGTTGTTGTCGGCGTGGGCGCCGCCGTTGACGATGTTGAGCATCGGCGTCGGGATCGTCCGGGCGCCGACCCCGCCGAGGTAGCGGTAGAGCGGCACGCCGACGACCGCCGCCGCGGCGCGCGCGGTGGCCATGCTGACGCCGAGAATCGCGTTGGCGCCGAGCGAGCGCTTGCTCGGCGTGCCGTCCCGCTCGAGCAGGACCGTGTCCACGACGCGCTGGTCGGTCGGGTCGAGCCCTTCGACGGCGGGTCCGAGGACTTCGTTGACGTGACGGACGGCCTTTTGGACGCCCTTGCCGTTGTACCGGGCCGGTTCTTCGTCGCGCAGTTCCAGAGCCTCGCGGCTCCCGGTGGACGCGCCCGACGGGACCGACGCGCGGCCGACGACGTCGTCGTCCACCGTGACCTCGACTTCGACCGTCGGGTTGCCGCGGGAGTCGAGGATTTCGCGGGCGAAGACGCTGGTGATTTCGACCATGGGAGGCACCCTCCGCGGGCGTGACGCCCGCACTTTCGCGTAGTTTATAACGGACTGGCCGCGCGGAGAAGGAATTCGCGCCGTTCGGCCGCCTCCGGAGGACGACGTGGCCCCTTCCGCCGACGAATTCTGCGTCGCTCTTTCGACCTGTCCGGATCAAGATACGGCCGGCAAGCTGGCGCGCATCCTCGTCGAGGAAGGGGTCGTCGCCTGCGCGACGATCGTCCCCGGCGCGCGCTCGATCTACCGCTGGCGCGGCGCGGTCCACGAGGACGACGAGGTCCTGCTGGTGATGAAGACCAGGGCCTCGCGCTTCGCCGAGCTCGCCGCGGCGATCGCCGCCCGCCATCCGTACGAGACTCCGGAGATCGTCGCCCTGCCGCTCGTCGCCGCCGGCGCGCCGTACCTCGACTGGCTCGCCGCGACGCTCTGACGGACCGATGCCGGCCGGCGGTCCGCTGCTGCTCGCGGCCGCGCTGGCGGCGGTTCCGCCCGGCGCCCCGGACGCGGCCGACGGCGTCGTTCCCGCCGTCGTTCCCGCGGGGCCGCTCTGCGCCCCGGGCACGCGGATCGCGAAGATCGACGTCGAGGTCCTCGACGTCTTCGACCTGACGGCGCCGGAGCAGTCCCGCTGGTTCCACCGCGCCGCGAACGCGGTCCACGCGCCGATGCGCAGCCGCGCCTGGGCGATCCGCAAGGTGCTCACGCTGCGCGAGGGGGACCGCTGCACCCCCGAGGCGCTGCTCGAGGCGGAGCGCGGGCTGCGGCTCTTCACGTTCGTGCAGGACGCGTGGGTCGAGGCGGTCGCGCGGAGCGGCGACGACGTCACGGTCCGCGTCCGCGTCCGCGACGCGTGGTCCACCCGCGTGCGCCTGTCGTTCGACGCGCAGGGGGGCGAGGACCGCTCGAAGTTCAAGCTCTACGAGCAGAACCTCCTCGGCACGGGAACGGCGCTCGGCTGGGAGAACCTGCGCGGGCCGGAGCGGACCGAGCGGGCGCTCGACGTCTCCGCCCCGGCGCTGCTCGGCCGCGGCTGGCGCGCGGCGAGCCGGCTCTCCGACAACTCGGACGGCTATCACCGCGAGGCCTCGCTGGAGCGGCCGTTCCGCTCGCTCGCCGACGACTGGTCGCTCTCGATCGCCGGAACGACCGACGAGCGGGACGAGAAGGTCTACGGCGGCCCCGACCCGATCGACGTCTGGCGGCTCGACGGCCATTCCGCGGCGATCCTCGCCGGCTTCTCCCCCGGCGGAAGCGAGGACGTCGTCGTCCGCCGCTTCGCCGGCCTGGCGTTCGAGCGGCGTTCCTGGCGCTTGGCCGACGCGCCGGGCGTCGGTCCGCTCCGTCCCGACCTCGCCCCCCGCGACGCCGCGACGACGGCGCTGCGCTTCGGCGTCGAGCGGCGCGAGATCGACTTCCGCCGCGTCCGCCGCGTGGAGACCGACACGCGGATCGAGGACTTCGACCTCGGCGCCGTCTACTCGGCGTGGCTCGACGTCGCCCCGAAGGCGCTCTCGCCCGACGCCGCGCTTTGGCTGCGCCTCGCCGCGCGGAAAGGGTTCGAGCTGCGCGGCGGCTCCTTCTTCGTGATCGAGGCCACGCACGAGATCCGCCGCCTGCGCGGCGACTGGTACGGCGCCCGCACCGGCCTCGACGCCCGCTGGTGGCGCGTCCTCTCCCCCTCCCGCACCGCGTTCTTCCGCGCCTTCGCGCTGACGACGCGAGGCGCGGAGGGACCGGACCGCCCGCTCCTCGGCGGCGACACGGGCCTCCGCGGCTACGAGGCGCACGCCTTCGCCGGCGCGAACCTCCTCCTCGCCGTCGCCGAGCATCGCTGGTTCACGTCGCGGGAGATCCTCGGGCTGGCGCGGATCGGCTTCGCCGCGTTCGTGGACGCCGGCGGGGCGTTCGACGGCGCGCCGAGCTGGCGGGACCTCCATCCGGACGTCGGCGTGGGGCTGCGCCTCGCCGTGCTGCGGACCGCGCACGGCACGACGCTTCACTTCGACGCCGCCTACGCGCTCGACCCGAACGGGCCG encodes the following:
- a CDS encoding DmsE family decaheme c-type cytochrome — its product is MRIGWATTAGLAMAAALALAPSTYAGQDAPPAWERCGQCHTDLAAAFAKTPHAASPAGCEGCHGPADEHVAGGGDPSKIRRLSTLKGRDRAEVCLSCHQKGEVAHWVGSTHDARNLDCGTCHDPHPKGAARPHLLKAGEQQACGGCHAAQAAKMYRSAHMPVREGAMTCTSCHNPHGTLDEKSLRQRSVNENCYTCHAEKRGPMLWEHPPVRENCTTCHDPHGSTTTSLLKVKVPVLCQNCHVSSRHPSQTHMPAERFAFNHGCLNCHQAIHGSNHPSGNRLLR
- a CDS encoding septum formation initiator family protein, coding for MTAGAAHQGKGRRAGVWFARGFLFCFSAALWVFAFSAKGGVRDLRDLQRQRDALRAQVADEAAQNEKLRGVVEGLRGDDLAIEQAVRAELDYQRPGEVVLMVEGDDPLRSTPRPKISRVVAPPLPKEIVDRISRRTAARAKAQADAERARQKAEAAAEKMKMVSGKAEGATTSAAPVKRSAPASSRSN
- the eno gene encoding phosphopyruvate hydratase: MVEITSVFAREILDSRGNPTVEVEVTVDDDVVGRASVPSGASTGSREALELRDEEPARYNGKGVQKAVRHVNEVLGPAVEGLDPTDQRVVDTVLLERDGTPSKRSLGANAILGVSMATARAAAAVVGVPLYRYLGGVGARTIPTPMLNIVNGGAHADNNIDIQEFMVVPAGLASVAEAVRASAEVYHALKKVMKAKGLATGVGDEGGFAPNLRSNREALDLILEAIEKAGYRAGEDVSLAIDVAASELKEDDGYHLRGEGKVLSSEQMVAFYDELLTAYPMIVSIEDGLAEGDWEGWKLLTDRLGARVQLVGDDLFVTNPEIIQEGIDKGVANAVLIKLNQIGTVSETLDAIQLAQGSGYNTVISHRSGETEDTFIADLAVGSGAGQIKTGAPARGERVAKYNQLMRIEEELADAARFAGLRPYGG
- a CDS encoding divalent-cation tolerance protein CutA gives rise to the protein MAPSADEFCVALSTCPDQDTAGKLARILVEEGVVACATIVPGARSIYRWRGAVHEDDEVLLVMKTRASRFAELAAAIAARHPYETPEIVALPLVAAGAPYLDWLAATL